The following are encoded together in the Lactuca sativa cultivar Salinas chromosome 1, Lsat_Salinas_v11, whole genome shotgun sequence genome:
- the LOC111912530 gene encoding uncharacterized protein LOC111912530, with protein MGIDTANSMKWEELKMMLVEEYCPREEIHKPEQELWTLTMKGSEIKAYTARFNDLAIMCPTLVTPEYKMIERYIWGLASQIKGMVITSKPTTYDSTKRIAHQLTLTEIQGTEVVSKAESPKARTNKCKFNKKNPKESSEKRQEVATNYAATTAVPTQPKSAWCNHYNLHHPGDCFVFIKCKKKGHTASCCRNTTPATVNQQTNTGTGRGEERKFYECEEVRHIKKECPKLRIQGGIGHGRAFVIGSREAIQDPSVVSGTFLIDNLYASILFDSGADRSFITPTLRKLLGHKSSILKEIYEVEIANGQTEKTHEILENCLLTLNNYLFHVNLMPMPIGSFDVIIGMDWLSSHRAEILCYEKAIRLPLPNGEALIFYGDKSGENLKVISCTKTKKYLHKKCSAFLAHIVDKKRKIKRNQGYTSSM; from the coding sequence ATGGGAATTGATACTGCAAATTCCATGAAATGGGAGGAGCTAAAAATGATGctagtagaggagtattgtcctaGGGAGGAAATACATAAACCGGAACAAGAACTGTggaccctaaccatgaagggttcaGAGATAAAAGCTTATACTGCTAGATTTAATGATCTTGCTATAATGTGTCCAACACTTGTGACCCCTGAATATAAAATGATTGAGCGATATATCTGGGGTTTAGCATCGCAAATCAAAGGCATGGTGATCACATCAAAGCCTACGACTTATGATAGCACCAAGAGGATAGCTCATCAGCTAACCCTCACAGAGATCCAAGGAACAGAAGTGGTCTCAAAGGCTGAGTCTCCCAAGGCTAGAACAAACAAGTGCAAGTTTAATAAGAAGAATCCCAAAGAATCATCTGAGAAAAGACAAGAAGTGGCAACCAACTACGCAGCCACAACAGCAGTACCTACTCAACCAAAGTCTGCATGGTGCAACCACTACAACCTTCATCACCCAGGTGACTGTTTTGTTTTCATAAAATGCAAaaagaaggggcatactgctagtTGCTGCAGGAACACAACACCTGCAACAGTCAACCAGCAAACAAATACTGGAACAGGTCGTGGTGAAGAAAGAAAGTTTTATGAGTGTGAAGAGGTTAGACACATCAAGAAAGAATGTCCAAAGTTAAGGATTCAAGGAGGCATAGGGCATGGCAGGGCATTTGTGATCGGAAGCAGAGAGGCCATCCAGGACCCTTCGGTTGTATCTGGTACGTTTCTCATAGATAATTTATACGCtagcatactctttgactctggAGCAGATCGAAGTTTTATAACTCCAACATTAAGAAAATTGTTAGGTCATAAGTCTAGCatattaaaagaaatctatgaagTAGAAATCGCTAACGGTCAAACTGAGAAGACACATGAAATCCTAGAAAATTGTCTGTTAACTCTTAATAACTACCTTTTTCACGTCAACCTCATGCCAATGCCTATCGgtagttttgatgtcataattggcatggattggttatcttcACACCGCGCCGAAATTTTATGTTATGAGAAAGCCATACGACTACCCTTACCAAACGGCGAAGCCCTGATTTTCTATGGTGATAAGTCTGGGGAAAACCTCAAAGTCATCTCTTGTACCAAGACAAAGAAATATCTACATAAGAAATGTAGCGCATTCTTAGCACACATTGTAGATAAGAAAAGAAAGATAAAGAGAAATCAAGGATATACCTCAAGTATGTGA